The following coding sequences lie in one Nycticebus coucang isolate mNycCou1 chromosome 20, mNycCou1.pri, whole genome shotgun sequence genomic window:
- the LOC128572456 gene encoding putative olfactory receptor 2W6, giving the protein MGWDNDSYLQAFILVGFSDRPQLEMILFAFILVFYILTLVGNTAIILLSIVDARLHTPMYFFLGNLSFLDLCFTTSIVPQLLWNLWGPEKTITYHGCVAQLYIYMVLGSTECVLLAVMSYDRYVAICRPLHYTVVMHPRLCLQLVTVAWCCGFLNSFVMCPQTMQLSRCGRHRVDHFLCEMPALIAMSCEDTMLVEVFAFVLGVALLLVPLSLILISYGMIAVTVLRIKSAAGRKKAFNTCSSHLTVVSLFYGTIIYMYLQPANSYSQDQGKLLTLFYTIVTPSINPLIYTLRNKDVKGAMRKILGWEKGFGEA; this is encoded by the coding sequence ATGGGATGGGACAATGACAGCTACCTACAGGCATTCATCCTCGTGGGATTTTCTGATCGACCTCAGTTGGAGATGAttctctttgcatttattttggtcttttaCATCCTGACCTTGGTGGGAAACACTGCCATCATTCTCTTGTCAATCGTGGATGCCAGACTCCACACGCCCATGTACTTTTTTCTCGGGAACCTGTCTTTCTTGGACCTCTGCTTTACAACAAGCATTGTCCCTCAGCTACTGTGGAACCTTTGGGGTCCAGAGAAGACGATCACCTATCATGGCTGTGTGGCTCAACTCTACATTTACATGGTGTTGGGCTCAACTGAGTGTGTCCTCCTAGCTGTCATGTCCtatgaccgctatgtggccatctgccGGCCCCTGCACTACACAGTGGTCATGCACCCACGTCTCTGCCTGCAGCTGGTGACTGTGGCCTGGTGCTGTGGCTTCCTAAACTCCTTTGTCATGTGTCCTCAAACGATGCAACTCTCCAGGTGTGGACGTCATAGGGTGGACCACTTCCTGTGTGAGATGCCTGCTCTTATTGCCATGTCCTGTGAAGACACCATGCTAGTGGAAGTGTTCGCCTTTGTCCTGGGTGTTGCCCTCCTCCTGGTGCCCCTCTCCCTCATCCTCATCTCCTATGGTATGATTGCTGTCACTGTGCTGAGGATCAAGTCAGCAGCAGGGCGCAAGAAGGCCTTCAACACCTGCTCTTCCCACTTGACAGTGGTCTCCCTCTTTTATGGAACCATCATCTACATGTATCTGCAGCCAGCTAACAGCTACTCCCAAGATCAGGGGAAACTCCTCACTCTCTTCTACACCATTGTCACTCCCAGTATCAACCCCCTCATTTATACTCTGAGGAACAAGGATGTGAAGGGAGCCATGAGGAAAATTCTGGGGTGGGAGAAAGGGTTTGGGGAAGCCTAA